CGAAAATTGTCGATGCCAGAACCGGCAACAAACCGACAAGGGGGCAATGTATCATCCGTTATTTCGGTTATTTCCTGTCAATTCTTCCTTTCGGTCTTGGCATATTGGCGGTGGGCTGGGACAAAAAGAAGCAGGGCTGGCATGACAAGCTTGCCGGAACTTTAGTGATTGAATCTAAAGAAAAATAACAGAGCCTGTCAAGACCTTAGCATCGGCAGATCTTAGAAAAAATCAGATGCCCTGGTTTGTGCATGGCTTAATGTGCTAACTTGCTTCGCTTAAAGGCGCCTGGCCTGTGCTTGCCGGCCAATGCAGGTTTATCTGGGCGCCCCCCAGGGGACTGTCGCTTATGCTTATCCGCCCCTGGGTATCTTTAATCACCATATTGGCGATAGCCAATCCCAGACCAAAGCCCCCGGTGTTGCGGGTGCGGCTTTTATCTGTGCGGTAAAAAGGCTTTAAAATCAGTGTTTTTTCGCTTTCTTCTATACCGGGGCCATCGTCAGCGACCGATAAGATGATCTGGTCTTTTTCCCGGGTTAAAGTGATCTCTACTTTATTTCGGCAATATTTAACGCCGTTGCTGACGACATTGAACAGGGCGCGTTCAAGCAAGGTAGGATTGGCCTGTAAAGCATAATGTGTTTTGGTGTTGATGCTGATATTGGTGCCGGACACAGAGCCGGTGAGCTGCTCCACTGTTTGCTGAATAAGCCCGGCCAGGTCAACTTCTTCTTTGGCAATTTCAACCGAATTTAACCTGAGCCTGGAGATGGTCAGGATTTCTTCCATCAGGGAGGATAACTCCTCCAGATCTTCATCCATGCCGAGCAATAATTCCTGAATCCCTTCCTGCGAACCGCCGCTTAAGGCGATATCCAGAGCCAGGCGCAGCCGGGTAACCGGAATCCTCAGCTCATGATGGATGGCGCCGGTGAGAATAATGTTTTCCTGGGTTTTGTCTTCCAATGCCGTGGCCATGTAATTGATATCTTTACTGAGTTTGTCTAAGGCCGGGATACGGTAGCCGGGCATCCGCGAGGTGAAATTGCCGCTGGCCAGAGAGCGGGTGACTGTGGATATCTGTTTTAAATAACGGTACATGCCCCAGGAGACCAGCGAAATAACCAGCGCAAGAAAAAAGTAGATGGCAACAACGCTCAGGTAATAAGCCGTGATATATTCATCGGTATAGCTGCTGATGAAATTGTATTTCAGGGCCTTATTGTCCAGGCCCGGTTGCTGCAGGGCAGAAATAACCACCAGATTATCCGTTTGGTCACTGATGTCGATTACTTCAACCTGGCTCTTGTTCTTGCCGGTGAGGGTATCCGGCAGTGGGATGATTTCAATGCTGTCGACTTCTTCATCCAGGTAGTTGCGCCAATAAGCCAGCCTTTGCCGGTTATGTGTTTTATTATCCGTAAGCTCCCGGCCGATCAGCAGGGTTAACAACTGGCTGTATTGCCGGTACTCTTCACTGATCTCTTCCTGGTAATAGCTATCAACCAGAGATTCTGTGGCATAGGTGGCCAGTATCAGACAACCGACTATGATCAAATATAAAATTGCAGCCAGGGTGCGCATAAAGGTGCCTTTGTTGTTGGCTCAGTCTTTGACCAGTACATAGCCGAGTTGTCTTATGGTGCGGATATAGTCGAAGTTATTGCTTTTTTCCGCCAGTTTTTTTCTCAGCTTAGATATCCGCATGTCGATCGAGCGGTCCAGGCCGTCATATTCTTTGCCCCGCAGCAGATGAAACAGGTCATCACGCTTGATAATGCTGCCTGCCCGGGAGGCGAGTAACCACAATAATTCAAATTCAGACTCGCCCAAGTCGATATTTTCTCCGTTACGGGACACGGTTCTTTTATTATGGTCGATCAGCAAATCCCTGATTTGGACTAGGCTCTGTTGGGGTTTTGATTGCCGCCTCAACAGGGCATTGATGCGGGCCAGCAAAACATGGGTACGCACAGGTTTGCACAGGAAGTCATCAACGCCGGCATTTAAAGCGGTGACTTCGATAATGTCCCCTTCATGTGCGGTCAGCATTAAAATCCCCTTATCAAAATCCGGCCGGATGGCGCCGCATACCTCGACACCATCCCTTTTCGGCAGCATCAGGTCCAGGATCACTAAATCCGGCGGCGTTTGTTTGATATAACTCACCGCCTGTTCACCGTCTTGCAGCCAGTCAACGGTAAAATGTTCGAAGCGCAGAAACTGAACCAGCAATTTGGCGATGCGCTGGTCATCTTCAACAATTAATAATCTTGTTTGTCCGGCAGACAAAATAAACTCCCAAGGTAAATTTCCACTGACATCATAGACATATTTGCCAAACCAATAAAGCACAACCGGCAGGAGATTACATTGGCTGACAATCGACTACCCGGGCTGACGGAAGTAAATGCCTGTCACTGGTAAACTAGCTTTATCAGATCATATTGTTAACGGAGTGATGATGAAGCTAAATTTTAAATTAAGGTCGAAACCGGAAGTAAGAATATTTTGTGTTATGTCTTTGCTGGCGCTTATATCCGCTTGTGGCTCAGGGGCCAAGTCGGGCTCCGGCCCGGATAATGCCACCAACAATGCTCCGGAGCAGCCGGCGAGCGTTATCGTCATAGGTGCCGGCATGTCGGGGATCAAAGCGGCCAACCGGCTCGCACAGGCGGGATTGCGGGTACAGGTTCTTGAGGGCAGGAACCGCATAGGCGGTAGAACCTGGAGCGATCGCAGCTGGGGCAATGCAGTGGATCTCGGCGCCAGCTGGATACACGGCATAAGGGGAAATCCTGTCCATAACCTGGCGCAGTCCCTGAACCAACCTTTGCTGGAGTGGGACTATGATAACCAGGTCATCTATGATGCACAGGGTAATATAGACAGGCAAGTCGATGCGAAAGCTGAGCTGGCCAGGGATGCCGTGATGAATAGCGCCATGGTGATTTCCACCTTTGACAGCGACGCCACGATGCAGGACGCGGTGGATAGCGCCCGACAAACCGGTGATTTAGACGGTTTGAGCGAACGGGAAATTAATTTTATGGTGCATACCGAGATCGAGCAGGAAGTCGCCGCCGATGCCGATAAAGTGACCATAGCCGGTATTTTTTCCGATGACAGTTTTGACGGGCCGGACGTGGTTTTTCCCCAAGGATATGATGCCCTGGTGACCGCCCTGGCCCAGGATCTGGATATTCAATTAAACACTTATGTGGATTCGATAAATTATCAAAATGAGCAGGTGATAGTCGGCACCAGCCAGGGAGAGTTCACTGCCGATTATGTAGTGGTTTCCGTGCCCCTGGGAGTATTGAAGAAACAGGTGATTGAATTTTCCCCGCAACTGCCGCAGGAAAAACAAATGGCGATCC
This genomic window from Thalassomonas viridans contains:
- a CDS encoding ATP-binding protein; protein product: MRTLAAILYLIIVGCLILATYATESLVDSYYQEEISEEYRQYSQLLTLLIGRELTDNKTHNRQRLAYWRNYLDEEVDSIEIIPLPDTLTGKNKSQVEVIDISDQTDNLVVISALQQPGLDNKALKYNFISSYTDEYITAYYLSVVAIYFFLALVISLVSWGMYRYLKQISTVTRSLASGNFTSRMPGYRIPALDKLSKDINYMATALEDKTQENIILTGAIHHELRIPVTRLRLALDIALSGGSQEGIQELLLGMDEDLEELSSLMEEILTISRLRLNSVEIAKEEVDLAGLIQQTVEQLTGSVSGTNISINTKTHYALQANPTLLERALFNVVSNGVKYCRNKVEITLTREKDQIILSVADDGPGIEESEKTLILKPFYRTDKSRTRNTGGFGLGLAIANMVIKDTQGRISISDSPLGGAQINLHWPASTGQAPLSEAS
- a CDS encoding flavin monoamine oxidase family protein, with the protein product MKLNFKLRSKPEVRIFCVMSLLALISACGSGAKSGSGPDNATNNAPEQPASVIVIGAGMSGIKAANRLAQAGLRVQVLEGRNRIGGRTWSDRSWGNAVDLGASWIHGIRGNPVHNLAQSLNQPLLEWDYDNQVIYDAQGNIDRQVDAKAELARDAVMNSAMVISTFDSDATMQDAVDSARQTGDLDGLSEREINFMVHTEIEQEVAADADKVTIAGIFSDDSFDGPDVVFPQGYDALVTALAQDLDIQLNTYVDSINYQNEQVIVGTSQGEFTADYVVVSVPLGVLKKQVIEFSPQLPQEKQMAIQALDMGVMNKVYLRFPEVFWDTSVDNIAQVSETKGRWSYWLNMEKATHQPILLAFNVGSYGTEIEALSDDEIVAAAMVELRKFYGQDIPQPEDHIITRWSLDPFSYGSYSYVPKGATADMREDLAAPVAGRLFFAGEATHSEYPSTVHGAYLSGERAAISILEAIQD
- a CDS encoding response regulator transcription factor, with amino-acid sequence MSAGQTRLLIVEDDQRIAKLLVQFLRFEHFTVDWLQDGEQAVSYIKQTPPDLVILDLMLPKRDGVEVCGAIRPDFDKGILMLTAHEGDIIEVTALNAGVDDFLCKPVRTHVLLARINALLRRQSKPQQSLVQIRDLLIDHNKRTVSRNGENIDLGESEFELLWLLASRAGSIIKRDDLFHLLRGKEYDGLDRSIDMRISKLRKKLAEKSNNFDYIRTIRQLGYVLVKD